One genomic window of Paenibacillus xylanilyticus includes the following:
- a CDS encoding SDR family oxidoreductase: protein MKILVTGATGHLGSLVVEALLKTVSAGDLAVSVRNPEKAEALRAQGVDVRHGDFDQPDTLAKAFAGVDRLLLISTDGDNETRIRQHQAAVQAAKNAGVGFIAYTSVVNAENNTLSLAEVHRATEQAIRESGIAYSFLRNNWYLENEAGSVQATTQGAPWVHATNDSQVGWATRSDYAHAAAAVLTGEGHENSVYELSGKLRTQAELAAIVGEVLGQDINVQNVDDAAYADIMKGAGLPDFVVSMLVDMQSAIREGALAVESDTLEKLLGRPAQPLSEGIKAILGK from the coding sequence ATGAAAATTTTGGTTACTGGCGCAACAGGTCATTTGGGTTCACTGGTCGTAGAAGCTTTGTTAAAAACGGTATCCGCCGGAGATCTGGCTGTAAGTGTACGAAACCCGGAGAAAGCGGAAGCACTGCGTGCTCAAGGCGTTGACGTTCGTCATGGTGATTTCGATCAACCGGATACACTTGCTAAAGCTTTCGCTGGTGTGGATCGCCTGCTGCTCATCTCCACAGATGGCGACAATGAGACACGTATCCGCCAGCATCAAGCTGCGGTTCAGGCTGCCAAGAATGCAGGTGTTGGATTTATCGCTTATACCAGCGTGGTAAATGCCGAGAATAACACCCTTTCCCTGGCTGAAGTGCACCGTGCCACAGAACAGGCGATCCGCGAATCCGGCATTGCCTACTCCTTCCTGCGTAACAACTGGTATCTGGAAAATGAAGCAGGCAGCGTACAAGCGACTACCCAAGGTGCCCCATGGGTTCATGCAACCAACGACAGTCAAGTAGGCTGGGCTACGCGCAGCGATTATGCACATGCCGCTGCAGCAGTCCTTACAGGTGAGGGACATGAGAATTCCGTATATGAGTTGTCTGGTAAACTCCGCACGCAAGCTGAACTTGCAGCTATCGTTGGTGAAGTGCTCGGACAGGACATCAATGTGCAAAACGTGGACGATGCCGCTTATGCCGACATCATGAAAGGTGCAGGTCTGCCTGACTTTGTAGTCTCCATGCTGGTTGATATGCAGAGTGCCATCCGTGAAGGCGCACTGGCTGTAGAGAGCGACACATTGGAGAAGCTGCTTGGCCGTCCGGCTCAACCACTGAGCGAAGGTATTAAAGCAATTTTGGGCAAATAA
- a CDS encoding RNA 2'-phosphotransferase translates to MDMMKLSKELSYALRHAPWEYELELDEEGWVEISQLLVALHESPQWKEVTEADLEQMIEASEKKRHEIRSGRIRALYGHSTPQKISKTPADPPAMLYHGTPARAVASIMEQGLQPRQRQYVHLSADMNTAEQVGRRRDDQPVILRINAAQAAKEGILFYHGNENIWLADHIPARYIDR, encoded by the coding sequence ATGGATATGATGAAACTAAGCAAAGAGCTCTCTTATGCTCTGCGGCATGCCCCCTGGGAATATGAGCTGGAGCTGGATGAAGAGGGCTGGGTGGAGATCTCGCAATTACTTGTGGCACTGCATGAAAGTCCGCAGTGGAAAGAAGTAACGGAAGCGGATCTGGAGCAGATGATCGAGGCGTCGGAGAAAAAGCGACATGAAATCCGTTCCGGCCGCATCCGGGCATTATATGGTCATTCCACTCCGCAGAAAATATCGAAAACCCCTGCGGACCCGCCGGCAATGCTGTATCATGGTACACCGGCTCGCGCGGTGGCTTCGATTATGGAGCAGGGATTGCAGCCGCGGCAGCGGCAGTATGTGCATCTGTCCGCAGATATGAATACGGCCGAACAGGTAGGACGCAGACGTGATGATCAACCTGTGATCCTGAGAATTAATGCCGCGCAGGCAGCCAAAGAGGGTATCCTCTTTTACCATGGAAACGAAAATATCTGGCTCGCTGATCACATACCTGCACGCTATATCGACCGCTGA
- the imm48 gene encoding Imm48 family immunity protein, with amino-acid sequence MTDFINAEDINDVILAAAASELEQMVDRICELIGTPLGQTTELERQVIAAFGFGAVYGITHRDQLAESQAHALSIRMLIKPFNYSEQQAVDFADDLIRVASDREAHPVMNTIIHRGIDGHRQFNQEDDEGLARNIQEILAAVQPER; translated from the coding sequence ATGACTGATTTTATTAACGCAGAAGATATTAACGACGTCATTCTGGCAGCGGCTGCCTCCGAGCTGGAGCAGATGGTGGACCGGATTTGCGAATTGATTGGCACGCCTTTGGGGCAGACAACAGAGCTGGAGCGGCAGGTTATCGCTGCATTCGGCTTTGGGGCTGTATACGGCATTACTCATCGGGATCAACTAGCAGAGTCCCAGGCTCATGCACTGAGTATTCGTATGTTAATCAAGCCATTTAACTACAGTGAGCAGCAAGCAGTGGACTTTGCCGACGATCTGATTCGTGTGGCCTCGGACCGGGAGGCACATCCCGTAATGAACACGATTATTCATCGTGGGATTGACGGCCACCGTCAATTTAACCAGGAAGACGATGAAGGACTCGCTCGCAATATTCAGGAGATTTTGGCAGCGGTACAACCGGAGAGATAG
- a CDS encoding transcriptional regulator: protein MIEGKIIKFYREKKRRTQGELVKGICSVTHLSKIERGMTEYSQEIMDMLCERLHIDMVREVTRYHQMKELLDTWQEAIIMQRTAEAIRLKDKLEEEPLTGIPDLRLSCDLLRIRFYLFMNNIDEAERHIDKVEIPDELKHSYEYYFYHHLMGIYYFLTGHYAKSIQTLTSIDQSKYTNHEYFYHLSLAYHSIYSNITSYYYAEKAIQHFRKTLNMVRIIDTETIMLVQLNSREYHDFPETKRRYENLIRICDDCGLPDRKAKLLNNLGYEYNRRNQYEDAAYWYREALDIIPEEQPLYLMVLNNYIETSRLGSLMPANKLLDLSLEALRRSDLVEDASYMELELQCVILQGQEKAYYQMIEERVLPYYRELGSKYLAERYEEILFQYYMDHGEKDKALHLAKNRFETQTTTLISG from the coding sequence ATGATTGAAGGGAAGATTATTAAATTTTACCGGGAGAAAAAAAGACGAACTCAAGGAGAACTGGTGAAAGGGATCTGTTCAGTCACACATCTGAGCAAAATTGAGCGGGGCATGACAGAGTATTCACAGGAAATTATGGATATGCTCTGTGAGCGACTGCACATTGATATGGTAAGGGAAGTAACAAGATACCATCAAATGAAAGAGCTGCTGGATACATGGCAAGAGGCCATTATTATGCAGAGAACGGCGGAGGCAATTCGCCTCAAAGACAAGCTGGAAGAAGAACCATTGACAGGTATACCTGATCTGCGATTATCCTGTGACTTGCTGCGGATTCGATTTTACTTGTTTATGAATAATATAGATGAGGCCGAAAGGCATATAGACAAAGTCGAGATTCCGGATGAACTGAAGCATTCGTATGAGTATTATTTTTACCACCATTTGATGGGGATCTATTATTTCCTCACGGGACATTATGCGAAATCCATCCAAACATTAACTTCGATAGACCAATCCAAGTATACGAACCATGAATATTTTTATCATCTGTCTCTGGCATATCACTCAATATACTCGAATATCACGTCTTACTACTATGCGGAGAAGGCTATTCAGCATTTTCGCAAAACGCTCAATATGGTACGAATCATTGATACCGAAACCATCATGCTTGTTCAGCTCAACTCTCGTGAATATCATGATTTTCCGGAAACCAAACGCAGATATGAGAATCTGATTCGCATCTGTGATGATTGCGGTCTTCCTGACCGGAAAGCCAAGCTGCTGAACAATCTTGGTTATGAATATAACCGGAGAAACCAATATGAAGATGCAGCCTACTGGTACAGGGAAGCGCTTGATATCATTCCGGAAGAGCAGCCGTTATACCTGATGGTACTCAATAATTACATAGAAACGAGTAGACTGGGAAGTCTCATGCCTGCAAATAAACTGCTGGATCTATCTCTGGAAGCGCTGCGTAGATCTGATCTTGTGGAAGATGCGAGCTATATGGAACTGGAACTCCAATGTGTTATTTTACAAGGCCAGGAGAAGGCATATTATCAGATGATAGAAGAAAGAGTACTTCCTTATTATCGTGAACTGGGTTCAAAGTATCTCGCTGAGCGTTATGAAGAAATATTGTTTCAGTACTATATGGATCATGGTGAGAAGGATAAGGCGCTTCATCTTGCAAAAAATCGTTTTGAAACGCAGACGACAACGCTTATATCAGGGTAA